In Chelonoidis abingdonii isolate Lonesome George unplaced genomic scaffold, CheloAbing_2.0 scaffold0843, whole genome shotgun sequence, the following proteins share a genomic window:
- the LOC116834568 gene encoding GRB10-interacting GYF protein 1-like translates to MGSSGGPPPRSACTLPPDGAPRSAGWREHPEGRRRKFDFDFREREEERGGRRHRGSDSFEDDKDGLPEWCMDDEDEEMGTFDSSGAFMPLKKSPKESIPEEQVFDFHPLQEDDERSEGKDDAEPGSKEAPEKEAWKDPSMAPEEKRCSPPGAPWLSGPPFAATVATATSECESAPLGGSDPAAPLGTCDKEPKPAAEGDPGVLSLPSQLSTGAVSTLSSPSSTTNAATEFSIGDTEDDDGMKHLQQVSRGARMPGFSPWLWEGRGA, encoded by the exons CCCAGATGGCGCGCCCCGCTCGGCCGGCTGGCGGGAGCACCCTGAGGGCCGGCGCCGCAAGTTCGACTTTGACTTCCGGGAGCGGGAGGAGGAGCGGGGCGGACGGCGGCACCGGGGCAGCGACAGCTTCGAGGACGACAAGGACGGGCTGCCCGAGTGGTGCATGGATGACGAGGACGAGGAGATGGGCACCTTCGACTCCTCTGGCGCCTTCATGCCCCTCAAG AAGAGCCCCAAGGAGTCAATCCCTGAGGAGCAGGTGTTCGACTTCCATCCGCTGCAGGAAGATGATGAGAGGTCGGAAGGGAAGGACGACGCCGAGCCCGGCTCGAAGGAGGCCCCCGAGAAAG aggcctGGAAGGATCCCTCGATGGCCCCGGAGGAGAAGCGATGTTCCCCGCCCGGCGCCCCCTGGCTGTCGGGCCCCCCTTTTGCTGCTACTGTTGCCACTGCCACTAGTGAATGTGAGAGCGCCCCACTGGGGGGCTCAGACCCCGCCGCGCCCCTCGGCACCTGTGACAAGGAGCCGAAGCCCGCTGCGGAAG gggacccaggtgtcctgagcctCCCGTCTCAGCTCAGCACGGGCGCGGTCtccaccctctcctccccttcctccaccaCCAATGCTGCTACTGAGTTCTCCATTGGAGACACTGAGGACGATGACGGGATGAAACATCTTCAGCAGGTGAGCAGGggagcccggatgcctgggttctctccc